Proteins from a single region of Nomia melanderi isolate GNS246 chromosome 9, iyNomMela1, whole genome shotgun sequence:
- the LOC116431300 gene encoding carcinine transporter-like isoform X1: protein MTISNFILNSGPFSRPSFSRAKISIGVSAESSGSKLMHSSPWSERNRLGWDRFVSFFFRFLLNSSILVPVGRVSYACTKLEREMKNAKNLNNSIAPTERTALRPKLETFDDVLPYVGDFGRYQWLLLLSLLPHGVTYAFLYFLQFFVTLIPPEHWCKMDELMGKNFTQEDRVQIAIPPSNEYPYYDQCHRKDLNFAEILKSGEDLHSYQFWNNQTVECTSWEYNYTQIPYASIGTELDWVCEREYLVSTAQAIFFCGSIVGGFVLGWLADHKGRIPALMVCNSVALLGSIATANANSFWSFAVCRFITGLAFDNCINIPLIIVLEYMAISKRSVVVNITYGTYFAVASTILPWMAYYIANWRIFAYVTAFPMLFVFIIPWTLPESARWYVSNGRMDLVLEKLHRIARINRKTPDPRIFTAFADNLEVSTRHRETATVFDLFKSPRLARNTLLLALFWCFTLIAFDGHVYSLKLLQSSVFMSFSLTCFTELPAGLLLAVLLDRWGRRFCGFLTLAMTCLFSIAELMLHSTVAKLTMSVMSRFCLNMAANIGLQYAVELLPTPVRSQGISLIHILGIISRTLAPYINDSAKVWEGFPMLIISTISFMGAMSVLFLPETLGHNLPQTINQGEEFGKDQNFWSLPNHQKTFDQQRRYQSCER from the exons ATGACTATATcgaactttattttaaattcaggGCCGTTCAGTAGGCCATCCTTTTCGCGGGCTAAAATCAGTATCGGTGTGAGCGCAGAGAGTAGTGGGAGCAAACTCATGCACAGCTCTCCGTGGAGTGAGAGAAATAGACTCGGTTGGGATAGGTTCGTGTcgtttttttttagatttctcTTGAATAGTAGTATTCTAGTGCCTGTTGGACGAGTTTCTTATGCCTGTACAAAACTTGAGAG AGAAATGAAGAACGCAAAAAATTTAAACAACTCGATAGCACCTACAGAGAGGACTGCTCTGAGGCCGAAATTGGAAACGTTCGACGACGTTTTACCATACGTCGGCGATTTTGGCAGATATCAGTGGCTGCTTTTATTGTCATTGCTTCCCCATGGCGTTACTTACGCGTTTCTGTATTTCTTGCAATTCTTCGTAACTCTTATCCCTCCGGAACACTGGTGTAAAATGGACGAGTTGATGGGCAAAAATTTCACTCAGGAAGATAG GGTGCAAATAGCAATTCCACCGTCGAATGAGTATCCTTATTACGACCAGTGTCATCGCAAAGACTTAAACTTCGCGGAGATTTTGAAGTCCGGCGAGGATCTTCATTCCTATCAATTTTGGAACAACCAGACTGTTGAATGTACTAGCTGGGAATACAATTACACTCAGATTCCATATGCCAGCATTGGTACTGAG CTAGATTGGGTATGTGAACGAGAATACCTTGTGTCAACGGCCCAGGCGATTTTCTTTTGCGGCTCCATCGTGGGTGGTTTCGTGCTCGGATGGTTAGCCGATCACAAGGGTCGCATCCCTGCGCTGATGGTCTGTAACAGCGTCGCCCTCCTCGGCTCCATCGCCACCGCGAACGCCAACAGCTTTTGGTCATTTGCCGTCTGCAGGTTCATCACTGGTTTGGCATTTGACAACTGCATCAATATTCCGCTGATAATCG ttCTGGAGTACATGGCCATCTCGAAACGTTCTGTAGTCGTTAACATAACATATGGTACATATTTTGCCGTGGCCAGTACCATTTTGCCATGGATGGCTTACTATATTGCAAACTGGAGGATTTTTGCTTACGTCACTGCCTTTCCGATGTTATTCGTGTTCATCATACCGTGGACTCTCCCTGAAAGTGCTcg GTGGTATGTCTCTAACGGGCGAATGGACTTAGTTCTCGAGAAACTGCATAGAATCGCTAGGATAAATCGTAAGACGCCGGATCCACGTATTTTCACCGCTTTCGCA gACAATCTCGAAGTGTCAACAAGGCATCGCGAAACCGCGACGGTATTCGACCTCTTTAAGTCTCCTCGATTGGCAAGGAACACCCTCCTTTTGGCTCTATTCTG GTGTTTCACCTTGATCGCATTTGATGGGCATGTATACTCGTTGAAATTGCTACAGAGTTCAGTGTTTATGTCATTTTCTCTCACATGCTTCACGGAACTTCCAGCTGGCTTGCTGTTGGCAGTGCTGTTAGATCGGTGGGGTCGCAGATTCTGTGGATTTCTTACTTTGGCGATGACTTGCCTATTCAGCATTGCTGAACTAATGCTACATTCCA CGGTTGCCAAACTAACGATGTCAGTGATGTCACGATTTTGTCTTAACATGGCGGCCAATATTGGCCTCCAATATGCGGTGGAATTACTGCCGACACCTGTTAGATCGCAGGGCATATCGCTGATTCACATTCTCGGCATTATTTCACGTACTTTAGCCCCATATATAAACGATTCT gCTAAGGTCTGGGAAGGATTCCCAATGCTGATAATCAGCACGATATCCTTTATGGGTGCTATGTCTGTTCTTTTCCTACCGGAAACACTTGGCCACAACCTACCTCAAACTATTAATCAGGGCGAAGAGTTCGGGAAAGACCAGAATTTCTGGTCGTTACCAAATCATCAAAAGACGTTCGACCAACAACGACGTTATCAATCGTGTGAACGATAA
- the LOC116431300 gene encoding carcinine transporter-like isoform X2, with product MSVKGEEMKNAKNLNNSIAPTERTALRPKLETFDDVLPYVGDFGRYQWLLLLSLLPHGVTYAFLYFLQFFVTLIPPEHWCKMDELMGKNFTQEDRVQIAIPPSNEYPYYDQCHRKDLNFAEILKSGEDLHSYQFWNNQTVECTSWEYNYTQIPYASIGTELDWVCEREYLVSTAQAIFFCGSIVGGFVLGWLADHKGRIPALMVCNSVALLGSIATANANSFWSFAVCRFITGLAFDNCINIPLIIVLEYMAISKRSVVVNITYGTYFAVASTILPWMAYYIANWRIFAYVTAFPMLFVFIIPWTLPESARWYVSNGRMDLVLEKLHRIARINRKTPDPRIFTAFADNLEVSTRHRETATVFDLFKSPRLARNTLLLALFWCFTLIAFDGHVYSLKLLQSSVFMSFSLTCFTELPAGLLLAVLLDRWGRRFCGFLTLAMTCLFSIAELMLHSTVAKLTMSVMSRFCLNMAANIGLQYAVELLPTPVRSQGISLIHILGIISRTLAPYINDSAKVWEGFPMLIISTISFMGAMSVLFLPETLGHNLPQTINQGEEFGKDQNFWSLPNHQKTFDQQRRYQSCER from the exons ATGAGTGTTAAGGGAGa AGAAATGAAGAACGCAAAAAATTTAAACAACTCGATAGCACCTACAGAGAGGACTGCTCTGAGGCCGAAATTGGAAACGTTCGACGACGTTTTACCATACGTCGGCGATTTTGGCAGATATCAGTGGCTGCTTTTATTGTCATTGCTTCCCCATGGCGTTACTTACGCGTTTCTGTATTTCTTGCAATTCTTCGTAACTCTTATCCCTCCGGAACACTGGTGTAAAATGGACGAGTTGATGGGCAAAAATTTCACTCAGGAAGATAG GGTGCAAATAGCAATTCCACCGTCGAATGAGTATCCTTATTACGACCAGTGTCATCGCAAAGACTTAAACTTCGCGGAGATTTTGAAGTCCGGCGAGGATCTTCATTCCTATCAATTTTGGAACAACCAGACTGTTGAATGTACTAGCTGGGAATACAATTACACTCAGATTCCATATGCCAGCATTGGTACTGAG CTAGATTGGGTATGTGAACGAGAATACCTTGTGTCAACGGCCCAGGCGATTTTCTTTTGCGGCTCCATCGTGGGTGGTTTCGTGCTCGGATGGTTAGCCGATCACAAGGGTCGCATCCCTGCGCTGATGGTCTGTAACAGCGTCGCCCTCCTCGGCTCCATCGCCACCGCGAACGCCAACAGCTTTTGGTCATTTGCCGTCTGCAGGTTCATCACTGGTTTGGCATTTGACAACTGCATCAATATTCCGCTGATAATCG ttCTGGAGTACATGGCCATCTCGAAACGTTCTGTAGTCGTTAACATAACATATGGTACATATTTTGCCGTGGCCAGTACCATTTTGCCATGGATGGCTTACTATATTGCAAACTGGAGGATTTTTGCTTACGTCACTGCCTTTCCGATGTTATTCGTGTTCATCATACCGTGGACTCTCCCTGAAAGTGCTcg GTGGTATGTCTCTAACGGGCGAATGGACTTAGTTCTCGAGAAACTGCATAGAATCGCTAGGATAAATCGTAAGACGCCGGATCCACGTATTTTCACCGCTTTCGCA gACAATCTCGAAGTGTCAACAAGGCATCGCGAAACCGCGACGGTATTCGACCTCTTTAAGTCTCCTCGATTGGCAAGGAACACCCTCCTTTTGGCTCTATTCTG GTGTTTCACCTTGATCGCATTTGATGGGCATGTATACTCGTTGAAATTGCTACAGAGTTCAGTGTTTATGTCATTTTCTCTCACATGCTTCACGGAACTTCCAGCTGGCTTGCTGTTGGCAGTGCTGTTAGATCGGTGGGGTCGCAGATTCTGTGGATTTCTTACTTTGGCGATGACTTGCCTATTCAGCATTGCTGAACTAATGCTACATTCCA CGGTTGCCAAACTAACGATGTCAGTGATGTCACGATTTTGTCTTAACATGGCGGCCAATATTGGCCTCCAATATGCGGTGGAATTACTGCCGACACCTGTTAGATCGCAGGGCATATCGCTGATTCACATTCTCGGCATTATTTCACGTACTTTAGCCCCATATATAAACGATTCT gCTAAGGTCTGGGAAGGATTCCCAATGCTGATAATCAGCACGATATCCTTTATGGGTGCTATGTCTGTTCTTTTCCTACCGGAAACACTTGGCCACAACCTACCTCAAACTATTAATCAGGGCGAAGAGTTCGGGAAAGACCAGAATTTCTGGTCGTTACCAAATCATCAAAAGACGTTCGACCAACAACGACGTTATCAATCGTGTGAACGATAA
- the LOC116431300 gene encoding carcinine transporter-like isoform X3, which translates to MGVREMKNAKNLNNSIAPTERTALRPKLETFDDVLPYVGDFGRYQWLLLLSLLPHGVTYAFLYFLQFFVTLIPPEHWCKMDELMGKNFTQEDRVQIAIPPSNEYPYYDQCHRKDLNFAEILKSGEDLHSYQFWNNQTVECTSWEYNYTQIPYASIGTELDWVCEREYLVSTAQAIFFCGSIVGGFVLGWLADHKGRIPALMVCNSVALLGSIATANANSFWSFAVCRFITGLAFDNCINIPLIIVLEYMAISKRSVVVNITYGTYFAVASTILPWMAYYIANWRIFAYVTAFPMLFVFIIPWTLPESARWYVSNGRMDLVLEKLHRIARINRKTPDPRIFTAFADNLEVSTRHRETATVFDLFKSPRLARNTLLLALFWCFTLIAFDGHVYSLKLLQSSVFMSFSLTCFTELPAGLLLAVLLDRWGRRFCGFLTLAMTCLFSIAELMLHSTVAKLTMSVMSRFCLNMAANIGLQYAVELLPTPVRSQGISLIHILGIISRTLAPYINDSAKVWEGFPMLIISTISFMGAMSVLFLPETLGHNLPQTINQGEEFGKDQNFWSLPNHQKTFDQQRRYQSCER; encoded by the exons ATGGGTGTTAG AGAAATGAAGAACGCAAAAAATTTAAACAACTCGATAGCACCTACAGAGAGGACTGCTCTGAGGCCGAAATTGGAAACGTTCGACGACGTTTTACCATACGTCGGCGATTTTGGCAGATATCAGTGGCTGCTTTTATTGTCATTGCTTCCCCATGGCGTTACTTACGCGTTTCTGTATTTCTTGCAATTCTTCGTAACTCTTATCCCTCCGGAACACTGGTGTAAAATGGACGAGTTGATGGGCAAAAATTTCACTCAGGAAGATAG GGTGCAAATAGCAATTCCACCGTCGAATGAGTATCCTTATTACGACCAGTGTCATCGCAAAGACTTAAACTTCGCGGAGATTTTGAAGTCCGGCGAGGATCTTCATTCCTATCAATTTTGGAACAACCAGACTGTTGAATGTACTAGCTGGGAATACAATTACACTCAGATTCCATATGCCAGCATTGGTACTGAG CTAGATTGGGTATGTGAACGAGAATACCTTGTGTCAACGGCCCAGGCGATTTTCTTTTGCGGCTCCATCGTGGGTGGTTTCGTGCTCGGATGGTTAGCCGATCACAAGGGTCGCATCCCTGCGCTGATGGTCTGTAACAGCGTCGCCCTCCTCGGCTCCATCGCCACCGCGAACGCCAACAGCTTTTGGTCATTTGCCGTCTGCAGGTTCATCACTGGTTTGGCATTTGACAACTGCATCAATATTCCGCTGATAATCG ttCTGGAGTACATGGCCATCTCGAAACGTTCTGTAGTCGTTAACATAACATATGGTACATATTTTGCCGTGGCCAGTACCATTTTGCCATGGATGGCTTACTATATTGCAAACTGGAGGATTTTTGCTTACGTCACTGCCTTTCCGATGTTATTCGTGTTCATCATACCGTGGACTCTCCCTGAAAGTGCTcg GTGGTATGTCTCTAACGGGCGAATGGACTTAGTTCTCGAGAAACTGCATAGAATCGCTAGGATAAATCGTAAGACGCCGGATCCACGTATTTTCACCGCTTTCGCA gACAATCTCGAAGTGTCAACAAGGCATCGCGAAACCGCGACGGTATTCGACCTCTTTAAGTCTCCTCGATTGGCAAGGAACACCCTCCTTTTGGCTCTATTCTG GTGTTTCACCTTGATCGCATTTGATGGGCATGTATACTCGTTGAAATTGCTACAGAGTTCAGTGTTTATGTCATTTTCTCTCACATGCTTCACGGAACTTCCAGCTGGCTTGCTGTTGGCAGTGCTGTTAGATCGGTGGGGTCGCAGATTCTGTGGATTTCTTACTTTGGCGATGACTTGCCTATTCAGCATTGCTGAACTAATGCTACATTCCA CGGTTGCCAAACTAACGATGTCAGTGATGTCACGATTTTGTCTTAACATGGCGGCCAATATTGGCCTCCAATATGCGGTGGAATTACTGCCGACACCTGTTAGATCGCAGGGCATATCGCTGATTCACATTCTCGGCATTATTTCACGTACTTTAGCCCCATATATAAACGATTCT gCTAAGGTCTGGGAAGGATTCCCAATGCTGATAATCAGCACGATATCCTTTATGGGTGCTATGTCTGTTCTTTTCCTACCGGAAACACTTGGCCACAACCTACCTCAAACTATTAATCAGGGCGAAGAGTTCGGGAAAGACCAGAATTTCTGGTCGTTACCAAATCATCAAAAGACGTTCGACCAACAACGACGTTATCAATCGTGTGAACGATAA
- the LOC116431300 gene encoding carcinine transporter-like isoform X4 — protein MKNAKNLNNSIAPTERTALRPKLETFDDVLPYVGDFGRYQWLLLLSLLPHGVTYAFLYFLQFFVTLIPPEHWCKMDELMGKNFTQEDRVQIAIPPSNEYPYYDQCHRKDLNFAEILKSGEDLHSYQFWNNQTVECTSWEYNYTQIPYASIGTELDWVCEREYLVSTAQAIFFCGSIVGGFVLGWLADHKGRIPALMVCNSVALLGSIATANANSFWSFAVCRFITGLAFDNCINIPLIIVLEYMAISKRSVVVNITYGTYFAVASTILPWMAYYIANWRIFAYVTAFPMLFVFIIPWTLPESARWYVSNGRMDLVLEKLHRIARINRKTPDPRIFTAFADNLEVSTRHRETATVFDLFKSPRLARNTLLLALFWCFTLIAFDGHVYSLKLLQSSVFMSFSLTCFTELPAGLLLAVLLDRWGRRFCGFLTLAMTCLFSIAELMLHSTVAKLTMSVMSRFCLNMAANIGLQYAVELLPTPVRSQGISLIHILGIISRTLAPYINDSAKVWEGFPMLIISTISFMGAMSVLFLPETLGHNLPQTINQGEEFGKDQNFWSLPNHQKTFDQQRRYQSCER, from the exons ATGAAGAACGCAAAAAATTTAAACAACTCGATAGCACCTACAGAGAGGACTGCTCTGAGGCCGAAATTGGAAACGTTCGACGACGTTTTACCATACGTCGGCGATTTTGGCAGATATCAGTGGCTGCTTTTATTGTCATTGCTTCCCCATGGCGTTACTTACGCGTTTCTGTATTTCTTGCAATTCTTCGTAACTCTTATCCCTCCGGAACACTGGTGTAAAATGGACGAGTTGATGGGCAAAAATTTCACTCAGGAAGATAG GGTGCAAATAGCAATTCCACCGTCGAATGAGTATCCTTATTACGACCAGTGTCATCGCAAAGACTTAAACTTCGCGGAGATTTTGAAGTCCGGCGAGGATCTTCATTCCTATCAATTTTGGAACAACCAGACTGTTGAATGTACTAGCTGGGAATACAATTACACTCAGATTCCATATGCCAGCATTGGTACTGAG CTAGATTGGGTATGTGAACGAGAATACCTTGTGTCAACGGCCCAGGCGATTTTCTTTTGCGGCTCCATCGTGGGTGGTTTCGTGCTCGGATGGTTAGCCGATCACAAGGGTCGCATCCCTGCGCTGATGGTCTGTAACAGCGTCGCCCTCCTCGGCTCCATCGCCACCGCGAACGCCAACAGCTTTTGGTCATTTGCCGTCTGCAGGTTCATCACTGGTTTGGCATTTGACAACTGCATCAATATTCCGCTGATAATCG ttCTGGAGTACATGGCCATCTCGAAACGTTCTGTAGTCGTTAACATAACATATGGTACATATTTTGCCGTGGCCAGTACCATTTTGCCATGGATGGCTTACTATATTGCAAACTGGAGGATTTTTGCTTACGTCACTGCCTTTCCGATGTTATTCGTGTTCATCATACCGTGGACTCTCCCTGAAAGTGCTcg GTGGTATGTCTCTAACGGGCGAATGGACTTAGTTCTCGAGAAACTGCATAGAATCGCTAGGATAAATCGTAAGACGCCGGATCCACGTATTTTCACCGCTTTCGCA gACAATCTCGAAGTGTCAACAAGGCATCGCGAAACCGCGACGGTATTCGACCTCTTTAAGTCTCCTCGATTGGCAAGGAACACCCTCCTTTTGGCTCTATTCTG GTGTTTCACCTTGATCGCATTTGATGGGCATGTATACTCGTTGAAATTGCTACAGAGTTCAGTGTTTATGTCATTTTCTCTCACATGCTTCACGGAACTTCCAGCTGGCTTGCTGTTGGCAGTGCTGTTAGATCGGTGGGGTCGCAGATTCTGTGGATTTCTTACTTTGGCGATGACTTGCCTATTCAGCATTGCTGAACTAATGCTACATTCCA CGGTTGCCAAACTAACGATGTCAGTGATGTCACGATTTTGTCTTAACATGGCGGCCAATATTGGCCTCCAATATGCGGTGGAATTACTGCCGACACCTGTTAGATCGCAGGGCATATCGCTGATTCACATTCTCGGCATTATTTCACGTACTTTAGCCCCATATATAAACGATTCT gCTAAGGTCTGGGAAGGATTCCCAATGCTGATAATCAGCACGATATCCTTTATGGGTGCTATGTCTGTTCTTTTCCTACCGGAAACACTTGGCCACAACCTACCTCAAACTATTAATCAGGGCGAAGAGTTCGGGAAAGACCAGAATTTCTGGTCGTTACCAAATCATCAAAAGACGTTCGACCAACAACGACGTTATCAATCGTGTGAACGATAA